The following proteins are encoded in a genomic region of Halopelagius longus:
- a CDS encoding DUF362 domain-containing protein encodes MPRRDGSRAGPTPVPERSVLDACGDASIPEMGVVEQEWETDPIPTDEVRGHAADAVAALELATVPDGGEVAVGAGSRGIANVPDIVGGVVDGLRERGHDPFVFPAMGSHGGATAEGQRRMLESLGMTEDTLGCEIRATMDTVVVGETADRGVAVHVDANAAAADAIVPVNRVKPHTDFEGEVESGLAKMLVVGMGKQRGAKTAHSWAADWSFRDMLPEIASLLLAELPVAGGVAVVEDERDDTAVIEGVPSSELLDREAELLELAYDRLPTLPFDEVDVLVVDRMGKDISGAGLDTNVIGRRVYGNEPEPETPDVKRIFVRGLTPASHGNATGAGSADLIHADLFEEADLHDMLMNTVTAGTLRSAHVPPAVETDRAGLLACLSTIGVESLDAPRVVRVRDTMRLERIEASPALLEEAGERDDLRVVSEAEPVKFEGGQFAEDVLDA; translated from the coding sequence CGCCTGCGGCGACGCGTCGATTCCGGAGATGGGTGTCGTCGAACAGGAGTGGGAGACGGACCCGATACCGACCGACGAGGTTCGAGGACACGCCGCCGACGCCGTGGCCGCGTTGGAGTTAGCGACGGTGCCCGACGGCGGCGAGGTGGCCGTCGGCGCGGGCAGTCGCGGCATCGCGAACGTCCCCGATATCGTCGGCGGGGTGGTCGATGGCCTGCGCGAACGGGGGCACGACCCGTTCGTCTTCCCGGCGATGGGGAGTCACGGCGGGGCAACCGCCGAGGGGCAACGGCGGATGCTCGAATCCCTCGGGATGACCGAAGACACCCTCGGGTGCGAGATACGCGCGACGATGGACACCGTCGTCGTCGGGGAGACGGCGGACCGCGGCGTGGCGGTGCACGTCGACGCGAACGCCGCCGCCGCCGACGCCATCGTCCCCGTCAACCGCGTGAAGCCCCACACGGACTTCGAGGGCGAGGTGGAGTCGGGCCTCGCGAAGATGCTCGTCGTCGGCATGGGGAAGCAACGAGGCGCGAAGACGGCCCACTCGTGGGCCGCCGACTGGAGTTTCCGCGACATGCTCCCCGAAATCGCATCGCTGTTGCTCGCGGAGTTGCCCGTCGCGGGCGGCGTCGCCGTCGTCGAGGACGAACGCGACGACACCGCCGTCATCGAGGGCGTCCCGTCCTCGGAACTCCTCGATCGGGAGGCCGAACTCCTCGAACTCGCGTACGACCGCCTGCCGACGCTACCGTTCGACGAGGTGGACGTCCTCGTGGTCGACCGGATGGGGAAGGATATCTCCGGGGCGGGGTTGGACACGAACGTCATCGGCCGGCGGGTGTACGGGAACGAACCCGAACCGGAGACCCCGGACGTAAAGCGCATCTTCGTCCGCGGCCTCACCCCGGCCTCCCACGGCAACGCCACCGGCGCGGGGTCCGCCGACCTGATACACGCGGACCTCTTCGAGGAGGCGGACCTCCACGACATGCTGATGAACACGGTCACCGCCGGGACGTTGCGGAGTGCGCACGTCCCGCCGGCCGTCGAGACGGACCGTGCCGGACTCCTCGCCTGCCTCTCGACTATCGGCGTCGAGAGCCTCGACGCGCCGCGCGTCGTCCGCGTCCGCGACACGATGCGCCTCGAACGAATCGAGGCGTCGCCCGCCCTCCTCGAAGAGGCGGGCGAACGTGACGACTTACGGGTGGTTTCGGAGGCCGAACCCGTAAAGTTCGAGGGCGGCCAGTTCGCGGAGGACGTTCTCGACGCGTGA
- a CDS encoding mannonate dehydratase produces the protein MEPALILPAERDERWDLAKQTGVETAVYHSLEIGDGSRPWRYDELLELVQEFRDYGLELGVIEGCVPISDATRLGREGRDEEIARFKRYLRNLGELGVPVVAYDWMAGKRWARTSTALPIRGDALTTAYDDELMAGAPQQEIAPVDAEQLWDALEHFLNEVVPVAEEAGVKLALHPDDPPIDGIRGVDRIVTSPENYDRVMGMYDSEYNGITFCQGNFAAMGVDIPETIRRFGDRINFVHFRDVEGDARKFVETWHDDGPTDMRACIEAYRDVGFEGPVRPDHVPTMAGEENSNPGYMTLGRLYAVGYLKGLLEATA, from the coding sequence ATGGAACCGGCACTCATCCTGCCCGCAGAGCGCGACGAGCGATGGGACTTGGCGAAGCAGACGGGCGTCGAAACCGCGGTGTATCACTCATTGGAGATAGGCGACGGGTCGCGCCCGTGGCGGTACGACGAACTCCTCGAACTCGTCCAGGAATTCCGCGACTACGGCCTCGAACTCGGCGTCATCGAGGGGTGCGTCCCCATCTCCGACGCCACCCGCCTCGGACGCGAGGGACGCGACGAGGAGATAGCGCGGTTCAAGCGGTACCTCCGGAACCTCGGCGAACTCGGCGTGCCCGTCGTCGCCTACGACTGGATGGCGGGCAAGCGGTGGGCGCGCACCTCCACCGCCCTCCCCATCCGCGGTGACGCTCTCACCACGGCGTACGACGACGAACTGATGGCCGGCGCGCCCCAACAGGAGATAGCGCCGGTGGACGCCGAACAACTGTGGGACGCCCTCGAACACTTCTTGAACGAGGTGGTCCCCGTCGCCGAGGAGGCGGGCGTGAAACTCGCACTTCACCCCGACGACCCGCCCATCGACGGCATCCGCGGCGTGGACCGCATCGTCACCTCGCCGGAGAACTACGACCGGGTGATGGGGATGTACGACAGCGAGTACAACGGCATCACGTTCTGTCAGGGGAACTTCGCGGCGATGGGCGTCGATATCCCCGAAACCATCCGTCGCTTCGGCGACCGAATCAACTTCGTCCACTTCCGCGACGTGGAGGGCGACGCCCGGAAGTTCGTCGAGACGTGGCACGACGACGGCCCGACGGACATGCGCGCCTGCATCGAAGCGTACCGCGACGTCGGCTTCGAGGGGCCGGTCCGCCCGGACCACGTGCCGACGATGGCGGGCGAGGAGAACTCGAATCCGGGGTACATGACGCTCGGCCGCCTCTACGCCGTCGGCTACCTGAAGGGACTGTTGGAGGCGACGGCGTGA